GAGCAGCATCGTGTAGGGCGGGAGCAATCATAAAACCATGGCGATAGAGGCCATTGATCTGCAGGATCCGGGGTGAGGATTCGACCACCGCCGGTAGATGGTCGGGTAATGTCGGACGGCACTGGCTGCCTAGCTCCAAAATACGAGCTTCTGCAAAAGCCGGATGCACTGCATAGGCGGCACTGAGCAGCTCCAAGGTAGAACGCACACTGATGGGGGAGAGATCATCGGCCTCAATCTCGGTAGCCCCGACTATGAAGAGATGCTCTTGCTTGGGGGCAATGTAGATCGGGTAACGGGGATGTAACAGTCGAGTAGGACGCCTCAGGGTGACATCAGGAGCATACAGGCGTATCACTTCGCCCCGCACACCGCGCAACGGCTCGTCAGCGGCCCATTGACGGCTTGCCCCTAGGCCACGGCAATCCAAAACCCAACCCCCTGTGCGGTACTGCCAAGTTTGGGCTTCCTCCAGACCCAGGGCACAATTCCATTCCACTTCTAGGTTATGGGCCCGCAGCTTGGCCAGTAGGGCTGAGAGTAACTGGCGGTTGTCAAGCTGGCCCTCTTGGGGCAAATACAAGCCCTGGACAAATCGCCCCGCCACTGCCGGTTCCATCTCCGCCAAAGCTTCGGCATCAAGGGGCTGAGGCGTGGGCAAGGAGCTGAGGCGGTTGAGAGCCTCCGCCAACAGGGCCGAAAACCGTTTGGCCTCCCCTTGATCCTGCCGATGCCAAAGGATAAGGGTCCCCTCCTGCTGGAAAAAAACGGGTTGGGGCAGGTGTGCCAGCAGAGATGGCCAGCGGGACAGCGAATAATACCCTTGAGCCACCACGCTGGGCTCTGTC
This is a stretch of genomic DNA from Synechococcus sp. Nb3U1. It encodes these proteins:
- a CDS encoding FAD-dependent oxidoreductase, whose translation is MAIPTESPVPLLSTPISPVSSGEREPVLVMGAGLLGRLMAVSLVETGHPVRIVDAAASADTGSSAAHMAAAMLAPLAESAVTEPSVVAQGYYSLSRWPSLLAHLPQPVFFQQEGTLILWHRQDQGEAKRFSALLAEALNRLSSLPTPQPLDAEALAEMEPAVAGRFVQGLYLPQEGQLDNRQLLSALLAKLRAHNLEVEWNCALGLEEAQTWQYRTGGWVLDCRGLGASRQWAADEPLRGVRGEVIRLYAPDVTLRRPTRLLHPRYPIYIAPKQEHLFIVGATEIEADDLSPISVRSTLELLSAAYAVHPAFAEARILELGSQCRPTLPDHLPAVVESSPRILQINGLYRHGFMIAPALHDAALEYLHQGTRTLAMQLGIRFQVDTANSRLPAPEKPAQCVF